The DNA window AAAGAAGCTGGCTGAGATTCGTGACATCCCGCATGGAACGCTGACCCATGAATTCTATAAGTCTGAGATTTCCAATAACTGGGAACGATTCATCGTTTACCTTCCACCATGCGTACCATCCGCAGGTCTTCCGGTTCTGTATCTGCAGCATGGATTCGGTGAGAGTGAGATTTCCTGGACAACAACCGGAAAAGCCAATATCATACTGGATAACCTGATCGAGATGGGAAAAATAAAACCTTTTGCACTTGTGATGAGTGACGGCATGGTACAGGAAAAGGTCGGCTCAGAAGAACGATTAAACCATGTTTTGCTGGAACGGATGCTGGTGGAGGAAATTATTCCGATGGCAGAGAAAAAATATCAGTTTGGCGGTTGTAAGGAAAAGAGAGGTATGGCAGGCTTGTCCATGGGTTCTGTACAGACAACCCGGACGATATGCGACCATCCTGACCTGTTCAGCGAAGTCGGCATCTTCTCAGGTTTTATAAGAGAAAACATCGAAGGCAATCCGGACCGGGATGCGGTTGGAAGAAAACCTTATGAGCAGACCCATCTGAAGGCGATGGACGATCCGGACTTTAATAACTATTTTCATACCTTTTTCCGATGCATCGGAGATAATGACTGTTTCCTTTCCAGATTTCTGGAAGAGGATGCAATCATCCAGGAGAAAGGCGTCCATGAAATCAGGAAGATCTATCCGGGCGAACATGACTGGAATGTGTGGAGACCGTGCTTTGCGGACTTTGCGCAGATGATTTTTCGATAAAACTGTATAAAGTAGCAGAATAAAAGTAACATGGCCGGGTGAGTTTTGCCCGGCTATTGTATTTACGAAAACAACG is part of the Blautia faecicola genome and encodes:
- a CDS encoding alpha/beta hydrolase-fold protein, translated to MEQNSTLFQKDGKYFLQLDCENAKELSLKWDDKTYSFVKDGEKWVLELPFSTAVNYVQICVDGQEVLHPDLPIGHGYGRLYNYIELPDEKKLAEIRDIPHGTLTHEFYKSEISNNWERFIVYLPPCVPSAGLPVLYLQHGFGESEISWTTTGKANIILDNLIEMGKIKPFALVMSDGMVQEKVGSEERLNHVLLERMLVEEIIPMAEKKYQFGGCKEKRGMAGLSMGSVQTTRTICDHPDLFSEVGIFSGFIRENIEGNPDRDAVGRKPYEQTHLKAMDDPDFNNYFHTFFRCIGDNDCFLSRFLEEDAIIQEKGVHEIRKIYPGEHDWNVWRPCFADFAQMIFR